One Candidatus Methylomirabilota bacterium genomic region harbors:
- a CDS encoding acetate--CoA ligase family protein — MALALGRAIQEGRNLLEPEAYELLASYGVSVPSHRLVSSAEEAEAAATEIGYPVVTKIVSPDILHKTEAGGVLLNLNDAASVKAAYGQITEHARQGKAAVRGVLISRMAPPGTEVIVGLTQDLQFGPVVMFGLGGIFVEVYQDASFRLIPLAERDAAAMIHEIKAFPLLQGVRGKKPADLEALTHLLLKVSQIAQENPEISEMDLNPVLVYEKGLSVVDARVLLHQRAPTA, encoded by the coding sequence CACTTGCCTTGGGGAGAGCCATTCAGGAAGGTCGAAATCTCCTGGAGCCGGAGGCTTACGAACTTCTCGCCTCTTACGGCGTATCGGTCCCCTCCCACCGGTTGGTCAGCTCGGCCGAGGAGGCCGAGGCGGCGGCGACTGAGATCGGCTACCCGGTCGTGACCAAGATCGTCTCCCCGGACATTCTGCATAAGACCGAAGCTGGCGGGGTTCTCTTGAACCTGAACGATGCAGCCAGCGTCAAAGCAGCTTACGGGCAGATCACAGAGCACGCCCGGCAGGGCAAGGCAGCAGTTCGGGGTGTTCTGATCAGCCGGATGGCCCCTCCGGGCACCGAGGTGATCGTCGGTCTCACTCAGGATCTTCAGTTCGGGCCGGTGGTGATGTTTGGCCTGGGGGGAATTTTCGTCGAGGTCTATCAGGATGCCAGCTTCCGGCTCATTCCACTGGCCGAGCGGGATGCAGCCGCCATGATCCACGAGATCAAGGCCTTTCCCTTACTCCAAGGCGTGCGGGGGAAAAAGCCCGCAGACCTTGAGGCCCTCACCCATCTCCTTCTGAAGGTGTCACAGATCGCCCAGGAGAATCCCGAGATTTCCGAGATGGACCTGAATCCGGTTCTGGTCTACGAAAAGGGCCTGAGCGTCGTGGATGCCCGGGTTCTCCTCCACCAAAGAGCTCCCACCGCCTAG